GAGTCTTGCTAACTAGTATGAATCTTTCATTCAAGGACAGCCTTTTTCTAGGGAGAGGACTAATCAATTTGTTTAAAGTCTTTCTGCAAAAGATCCTTTTGGTTCCCGTTCAAAAACAATTTTATCGATGATGCGCCCCAAAATACATGATTCAGATCTAGAGCTTGATAAAATATAATTGCATTTACGCCGCTTTAGATATTGCATATTTTTTAAACAGATAAGCGATAAGCTCTTTTATCTTTAGTAATAAAAGGACTGTTCTATTTAAGAACAGTCCTGAAAGAATATTTTTCTCTGTTTATCCTGGCCAAATTAGAGCTTTTCCCCATTTGTTGCGATTACATCTTTATACCAGGAGAAGGATTTTTTCTTTCGTCTTTCTAATGTGCCATTCCCGTAATCGTCCTGGTCTACATAAATAAATCCATAACGTTTTGACATTTCCGATGTTCCGGCGCTGATTAAATCGATGCATCCCCAGCTTGTATAACCCATTAAGTCCACTCCATCCTGGATAGCTTCACCCATTTGGTCAATATGGGCACGTAAATAATCAATGCGATAATCATCATTGATAGAGCCATCCTCCTCAACTTTGTCGTAGGCACCTAACCCGTTCTCTACGATAAATAAAGGAATCTGATAACGGTCATACATTTTCTTTAATGTAACACGCAGCCCTTTCGGATCAATCTGCCAGCCCCAATCTGAGGTTTCCAAATAAGGATTTTTGATCCCGCTAAAGAAGTTTCCTTTTTCTTTTACTTTATCCGGCGCGCCGCTGGCGACCATAGACATATAATAGCTGAATGAAATGAAGTCTACCGTATGCTGCTGCAGGATTTCCTCGTCACCTGGCAGCATCTCAATGTGGATATTATTTTTTTCAAAGTAGCTTAACATAAAGCTTGGATAATACCCGCGTGCTTGAACATCGGTAAAGAATAGATTTTTCTGGTCTTCTTCTAATGCAGCTAACACATCATCCGGGCTGCACGTTTCTGGATACACTTCCATACGAGCCAGCATACAGCCGATTACAGCATCCGGGATCATTTCATGGCAGGCTTTTACGGCTCTGGCACTGGCAACAAATTGATGATGGAGAGCCTGATAAACCGCTTGTTCAACGTGCTCTACCCGATCTACAAGAATGCCGCTGCCGATATAAGGGGAAATAGTCGATATATTGATTTCATTAAACGTTAACCAGTATTTCACTTTGTCTTTATATCGCTGAAAGACTGTTTCGGCGTAATGAACAAAGAAATCAACAAGGCGGCGGTCTGCCCAGCCATTGTACTTTTTCACCAACTGAAGAGGCATTTCATAATGAGACAACGTGACTAGCGGTTCAATGCCATGCTTTAACAGCTCATCAAATACGTTATCGTAAAAAGCCAGTCCTTCTTCATTTGGCTCTTGTTCATCCCCGTTTGGAAAAATACGCGGCCAGGAAATGGACATACGGAACGTTTTAAAGCCCATTTCTGCAAAGAGTGCAATATCTTCTTTATAGCGATGATAAAAGTCAATGCCGCGGCGCTTCGGAAAGTTATCTCCGCCTTTTCCTGCTAATAAATCCTCCAGTTCCTGTTCACCTTTTACGTCCATTTCAATATTATTGCCCCGTTCTTCTTTTGGTACAAATGTGACCATATCAAAAATGGATAATCCTTTACCGCCTTCATTATAAGCACCTTCTAATTGATTGGCAGCGGTTGCTCCACCCCATAAAAAACCTTCAGGAAAACGACTTTTTTTCATTTCATTGCCTCCTATTATCTTTAACGTTTATTCGTTTTCAGCAGCGTCTAAACGTCTAATGTCATTAATGGGTCGCCCCACTTTACCTGTTCCTCTTCTGTTGTGGAAATATCTGTGTAGCGCTCCGAGTCGGTAATGACGACCGGTGTGGACAACTCATAACCTGCTTTTTTAATTTCATCCATGTTAAATTCAATGAGCAGCTGTCCCTTGACTACACGGTCCCCCTGAGCTACATGCGAGGTAAAATATTTTCCATTCAGCTGAACCGTATCCATGCCGATATGAATCAGGATGGAAGAGCCATTATCAGTTGTCAGTCCGATTGCATGCTTGGTTGGAAATAGAGCCGAGATTGTCCCGGAAGCCGGTGCATATAATTTCCCTTCAAGCGGCTCAATGGCAATGCCTTTTCCTAAAGCACCAGACGCGAATGCATCATCTTTTAGATGCGATAGTGGTTTCACGATTCCTTGAAACGGGCTTGCAATGACTTCCTGTTTTGACACCGGGTTTGTTTCTTGAACAGTTCTTGTTGTTTCGATGGTTTGACCTTCTTTTTTCTCTTTTGGAATCCCAAACAATAATGTAAGCACAAAACCAACAATAAAAGCAGCTACAGTTGAAATGATGGCGCCCCAAAATCCAAATGTAATGCCGTCCGTCGGATCGATGAACGTTGGGATACCAAAGATGCCAAGACCGCCAACCATGTACAGCTTTGAATTAGCGAAGCCAAGAATCGCGCCCCCAACAGCCCCACCGATACAGCTCATAATAAACGGTTTCTTTAATGGAAGCGTAATCCCGTAAATTGCAGGTTCCGTTACACCGAAGATACCGGAAATAAAAGCTGGAATGCTGAGTGTTTTTAGTTTTTGCTGTTTTATTCTCATCCAGACGGCTAAAACGGCCCCGATCTGGGCAAAGGATGCTGCAAATTGCAAAGCAAGTACAGGATCTGCTTTGAGCGTGGCAAGGTTATTGATGGCAATTGGCACAAGACCCCAGTGAAGGCCAAAAATAACGAATACTTGCCATAGACCTCCAATAAACAGGCCGGCAATGACCGGGCTTAAATTGTAAATGCCAAGTGTTGCCTGGCCTAAAAGCTGTCCAGCCCATGTTGCAATCGGCCCAATCACGATGAATGTAATCGGTACGACAACAAGCAGTGTCATAAAAGGAACAACAAAGGTTTTCACCACATCTGGAGTGATTTTTTTAAAGCCTTTTTCAACTTTTGAAGCAAAATAAGCTGCAAGGATAATCGGAATAACAGACGAAGCATAACTCATTAAAATAACCGGAATC
The genomic region above belongs to Domibacillus sp. DTU_2020_1001157_1_SI_ALB_TIR_016 and contains:
- a CDS encoding glycoside hydrolase family 1 protein, whose amino-acid sequence is MKKSRFPEGFLWGGATAANQLEGAYNEGGKGLSIFDMVTFVPKEERGNNIEMDVKGEQELEDLLAGKGGDNFPKRRGIDFYHRYKEDIALFAEMGFKTFRMSISWPRIFPNGDEQEPNEEGLAFYDNVFDELLKHGIEPLVTLSHYEMPLQLVKKYNGWADRRLVDFFVHYAETVFQRYKDKVKYWLTFNEINISTISPYIGSGILVDRVEHVEQAVYQALHHQFVASARAVKACHEMIPDAVIGCMLARMEVYPETCSPDDVLAALEEDQKNLFFTDVQARGYYPSFMLSYFEKNNIHIEMLPGDEEILQQHTVDFISFSYYMSMVASGAPDKVKEKGNFFSGIKNPYLETSDWGWQIDPKGLRVTLKKMYDRYQIPLFIVENGLGAYDKVEEDGSINDDYRIDYLRAHIDQMGEAIQDGVDLMGYTSWGCIDLISAGTSEMSKRYGFIYVDQDDYGNGTLERRKKKSFSWYKDVIATNGEKL
- a CDS encoding beta-glucoside-specific PTS transporter subunit IIABC, which encodes MKYEQLAKDIIEQVGGRENVNSVVHCITRLRFKLKDEGKANTEALKNMDDVVTVMKSGGQYQVVIGNQVPDVYKAVVEVGNFSSSTPVEEEKSNTNLFNRFIDVISSIFTPILGVLAATGMIKGLNALFVAVGWLDNTSGTYQILNAVGDSLFYFFPIFLGYTAIKKFGGSPFIGMAIGAALVYPTLSGLTAGDPLYTLFAGTMFESPVFITFLGIPVILMSYASSVIPIILAAYFASKVEKGFKKITPDVVKTFVVPFMTLLVVVPITFIVIGPIATWAGQLLGQATLGIYNLSPVIAGLFIGGLWQVFVIFGLHWGLVPIAINNLATLKADPVLALQFAASFAQIGAVLAVWMRIKQQKLKTLSIPAFISGIFGVTEPAIYGITLPLKKPFIMSCIGGAVGGAILGFANSKLYMVGGLGIFGIPTFIDPTDGITFGFWGAIISTVAAFIVGFVLTLLFGIPKEKKEGQTIETTRTVQETNPVSKQEVIASPFQGIVKPLSHLKDDAFASGALGKGIAIEPLEGKLYAPASGTISALFPTKHAIGLTTDNGSSILIHIGMDTVQLNGKYFTSHVAQGDRVVKGQLLIEFNMDEIKKAGYELSTPVVITDSERYTDISTTEEEQVKWGDPLMTLDV